CTCTCGGGCGTGGTGCATGGCGACGACCCCGATCACACCCGTGCATTGGTCCTGCTAAGTTTTGGGGCGGGCGTGTACGAGGAGTTGGTCTTTCGGCTCATCGCGGTGCCGGTGCTGATCATGCTCCTTGGCGATGTTCTCGGTCTGAAACCGCTGGCCGCGCTGGTGCTGGCGGTGACCGTGAGCGGGCTGGCGTTCAGCCTGCATCACTACCGCGGCGACGAAGCGTTCGCGTGGTCGAGCTTCGCCTTCCGGGCACTGGCCGGCGGATACTTCGGCGTGTTGTTGCACCTGCGTGGCTTCGGTGTCGCGGCCGGAACGCATGCCGCTTACGACCTGATCGTGGTTCTAGCGTGACCCGATCCGAGCAGCGTCCGATAAAGCCAAAATGACGGGGTGACGTTGGCACGAACAAATTGTGAGCGCAATCCGCATTTTTTGGTGTTCAAGTCAGGTAGTGGTCGGTTACACTCAGCCAATCGGGTGGAACCCGGCGGGCTGACCGCAATAGGCCCGACAGATTGTCGGGCTGAGGAGAGGGGTCAGCCGACCGTGTTCCAACCCGCCGCGCCACACAGGCCGCGGCAAGCCGGCGTGCGTTGCAATGACGCGCGGTGCTCCGATGCACATTCCGGTCGCCCGGTTGCGGCGGAGAGGTGGGCTTGATCGGCCCGGGCCAGCGAGTGCCATCGACCATCGGTCGGCATCACGCCCGGACACATCGGCCCAGGACAACCAACCCCCCACCCCCGGCCGGCAGGGATTGACCGCCACACGGGCCCGGCACCCCGCCGGTCGCGACTCCAGGATGAGCAGATCGACCCCCGGCACCTGAACCAACCAGCCGGCCCGATACCGCGTCACCGCCCCGAACCAACCAACCGCAGGCACCGACGCGACATGCCACCCGTGAGAGTCACCAACCCACCGAGGTTTGCCCCATGAGTCAACGTACCAAGTCCCGTCGCAGCAACGGTTTGATGCTGATGCTTTACCAGCGTCCGCTGCACCCCGAGTTGTTTAATATTCTCGCCGATGTCAAAGTCGACCGGCGCAACTATTCGGCCGATGTCTGGCTGGTCGAAGGCGGACACGTCCTGACCTTCACCGTCACCGACGCCGGCGCTGCCCAGGCCGGCGTCCCCGCCGGCACCACGCTCACCGAAGTCATCCAGATGAACGGCGAGCCCATGAGCGAGCAAGGCCTCATGGAATCCCTGCTTTGCCGTGGCGAGCGTTATCACGAGGTCGATGTCGAGCCCAACCTCCGCTACATGGTCTCCACCCAGGAGGAGCAGCTCTCCGCGACGCTCTTCGAAGCGACCAAGACCGAGATCCTCGATTATGCCGCCAAGCGCGAGCTGATCGTCGGCGAGACACCGGTCGATCCGATCTCCGGCCGCGGCGCGATCACCAGCGTCCTCGACGTCGAACGCCGCGCCAACGAACTCCACGTTCATAGCTTCCACCTCTTCGAAGACGGCTACACCGTCGTGAAGACCCAAGCCTTCATGGAAGTGCTCAAGAAGCGCGTGGTCGCCGACAAGTAGGCTTTTCGTTTGTCATTCTGAGCGTAGTCGAAGGATCTCTTCGTGTTCGTGACCGATCGTGTCACGGTACCGAAGAGATCCTTCGATTTGCGCTCGGGATGACTTTGCTCGCGTAGCGCTACACTCCGCCCATGGATCTTCCCTTCCTCAAGCAGCTCTCCGAAACCAGCGGTGTCCCCGGTCGCGAGGAGCGCATCCGCGATTTGCTCAAGCCGAGATTCGATGCCGTCTTCGATGACGTCAGCACCGACGTCATGGGCTCGCTGATCGGGGTGAAGAAGAACGAAGGCAAGCCGAAGGTCCTTTTCGCGTGCCACATCGACGAGATCGGCTTTTACGTCCGGCACATCGACGACAACGGCTTCCTCCGCGTCCAGAACGTTGGCGGCTTCGACACGCGCAACCTCTTGGCCCGCCGCGTCACCGTGCTGCCCGAGGGCGGTGACCTCGTCGGCATCATGAACCCCGGCGGCCGGCCCATCCACATCGCCAAGGACGAGGACAAAAAGAAGATCCCCGAAGTCGGCGAGTTCATCGTTGACCTCGGCCTGCCCGGCGACGAGGTCAAGAAGCTCGTCTCCATCGGCGACCCCGTCACGCTCTGGCAGGAGTTCTTCGAGCTGGGCGGATGCGTCACCGGCAAGTGCCTCGACAACCGCGTCGCGGCGTGGGTGCTGCTCGAAGCGCTCAAGAAAACCCCCGACCCGGCGTACGAGGTGATCGTCGCCGCGACGGTGCAGGAAGAGGTCGGCCTGCGCGGTGCGGGCCCCGCCGCGTACAACGCCGAGCCGGACCTGGCCGTCGCGCTCGACACCACCCTGTGCGTCGACACCCCCGGCGTCCCCGAGGAAGAACGCGTCACCAAGCAAGGCGACGGCGTCGCGATCAAGATCCTCGACGGCTCCTCCATCTCCCACCGCGGCTTCGTCGACGAGTTCGCCGCCGCCGGTGACAAGCACGGCGTCAAGTACCAGTTCAGCGTCCTGCCCCGCGGCGGCACCGACGCCGGCGCCATGCAACGCAACCGCGGTGGCATCAAAACCGTCACCCTCGCCATCCCCACCCGCTACATCCACACCGTCACCGAAACCATCCACAAGGACGACCTCCAAAGCGCCATCGACCTGATCGCGGCGTGGTTGAAGGGATGATGATCACGGCGTGGCCCTGGTCACTTAAGTGACCAGGTCGGGCGCGGTATCGTCAAGCCAATGCCCGGCAAACCCAAACTCCTCTCCGGCGGGAATCCGCAGATCGCGAAGGCCGACGGCGACGAACCGGTGCGGGCGTACATCACAGCGATGCCTGGGTGGAAGCAAGACATTGGCCGCGGCGTCGATCAACTCGTCGTCGAGCTCGTCCCCGAAGTCCGCAAGGCCGTCCGTTGGAACTCGCCTTTCTACGGTGTCGCCGACAACGGCTGGTTCCTGTCGATGCATTGCTTCACGAAGTACGTCAAGCTCAGCTGGCTCAACGGCGGATCGCTGGACCCGTTGCCGCCCGTTGCGTCGAAACACGCGGAGGTGCGTTACCTGCACCTCGGCGAGGATGATCCGGTCGACACGCCGCAGATGCGTGCATGGATCAAGCAGGCGGCGGCGCTACCGGGGGAAGACCTTTTCTGATGGGTTGGGAAGCCCACGGTTTGAGCCGTGGGGGCGTTGTTTGCGATGGTTTACCGGTGTCTAATACCGACCAGCACCATGAGCCAGACGCCCCACCATCCGCGTGATCCGTTCGAAGCCGCTCGCAAATCGACGGGGACGATGTGTGTCCACGCGCAAGGCGTCGATGTGCCACTGATCCTGCGGTACCCCGATCTGCGGGCTGCGCTCAAGGATTGGGAGACGTACAGCAGCGACGACCTGCGGAACATCGTGCTCCACGGCGAACAAGGGGTGCGCGACGGCCGGCAATACCCGATCGAAACCGACCCGCCGGAGCACAAGGCGTACCGCAAGATCGTCGACCCGTTCTTCCGGCGGCCGCTCGACAACGACTACCGCGTCGGCATGCAGCAACTGCTCGACGATGCGATCCAGGTCGCGCTCGGCAACGAGATCGACGCGATCCACGACTTCGCGTTGCCGGTGCAATCGAAGTCGTTGGCGATGATGCTCAACGTCGACATGGCCGAGGCCGACGAGTGGGTCGGCTGGGGCACGCACGTCTTTTACGACGGCGACGGCAAGAGCAAGGGCGACGCGCTCACCGACTACAACCGCGCGCAGTTCGCCAAGACCGCGGGCTCCGGGGGCGACGATTTCTACAGCGTGCTCAACCGCGCCGAGTACGACGGCCGGCCGCTCACCGACGAGGAGAAGCTCGGCTTTGCCAACCTGGCTTTTGCCGGCGGACGTGACACCGTCATTGGCACCATCACAGGCATCCTCGCCCACCTCGGCGACGAGCCCGACGTGCTCGAGTTCCTCCGCGCCGACGAGAAACGCCTGAGCCCCGCGACCGAGGAGTACCTGCGGTTCATCAGCCCCGTCACCGTGCTGGCCCGCAAGTGTCCGCACGGCGCCACCGTCGGCGATCAAGCCGTCCCTCCCGGCGGACGCGCCGGCGTCTGCTACGCCTCGGCCAACTACGACGAAACCGTCTTCCCCGACCCGCACCAACTCAAGCTCGACCGCAGCCCCAACCCGCACATCGCCTTCGGCTTCGGCAAGCACTTCTGCCTCGGCGCACACCAGGCCCGGTTGATCATCCGCTGCCTGCTCCTCAGCCTTTGCGACAAGGTCAGCCGCGTCGAGATCATTGACGCAGTCACCAAGTCGGAAAAAGAAGTCGAGTACACGCGCGAGATCGGGTTTGAAAAACTGAGCGTTCGGCTGCACGCAAAGTGATCAAGTCAGCGCAGGTCCCTGGCGCCTTCGACGACGCGATCCCAGTCGAACGCCGGGCCTGGGTCGATCTTGTTGTCCTGGATGTGCCAGTGGCCGATGACGCCTTGGAAGGTCTCCCAGTCCTCGTCGGGCATCGTGGTACTCAGGACGTTGCCGTCGGCATCGCGGGGGTAATCGAGTTCGATCTTCGGCAGAGCCGCGTTGAGGGCGGCGGTCAACTTGATCAGCGCGTCGTACTGCGGCTCGGTCAGGTCCCACTGGCGTAGGTCGCCGCCCTGGATGTTGCCGACGACGGGCGTGCTGGTCGCGGGGCGCAGGGGCCAGGTGTTGGTGTCGAGAACGCCGCCGTTGGGGCCGTAGCGCTGCTCGAGACGCGACGGGATCGTGATGAACGGGCCTCGGCCGTCGACGTCGTACCACTCGGGCAGCAGCGGCTCGGCGTCGGGATCGGCCGGCGGCGGGTACGCGCCCATGTTGGCGATCTCGATGCCGACGCTGCGGTCGTTGGCCTTGGTCGCGTGCCAGGCGCGCTCCTTCACGTCCATCGTCTGATAGATCGTGCCGTCGATATCGAGCATGAAGTGAACGCTCAAACCGCGATGGTCGTGAAGCACATCGAAGCAGCGGGCGCTGAGCCCGCACACGTCGTAGTGCAACACGAACTGATCGACGCGGTCCCGTAGCATCGGCAACGTCCAGCCACCGCCGCGCACCTGTTCGAGTTCGGCCTTGCTCAGCGGGCGCAAGCTCGTGCTCTTGGCGGACCGTGTGTTGTAGCGCTGCGGCCCGCTGGG
Above is a window of Planctomycetota bacterium DNA encoding:
- a CDS encoding DUF2617 family protein — translated: MSQRTKSRRSNGLMLMLYQRPLHPELFNILADVKVDRRNYSADVWLVEGGHVLTFTVTDAGAAQAGVPAGTTLTEVIQMNGEPMSEQGLMESLLCRGERYHEVDVEPNLRYMVSTQEEQLSATLFEATKTEILDYAAKRELIVGETPVDPISGRGAITSVLDVERRANELHVHSFHLFEDGYTVVKTQAFMEVLKKRVVADK
- a CDS encoding M20/M25/M40 family metallo-hydrolase, giving the protein MDLPFLKQLSETSGVPGREERIRDLLKPRFDAVFDDVSTDVMGSLIGVKKNEGKPKVLFACHIDEIGFYVRHIDDNGFLRVQNVGGFDTRNLLARRVTVLPEGGDLVGIMNPGGRPIHIAKDEDKKKIPEVGEFIVDLGLPGDEVKKLVSIGDPVTLWQEFFELGGCVTGKCLDNRVAAWVLLEALKKTPDPAYEVIVAATVQEEVGLRGAGPAAYNAEPDLAVALDTTLCVDTPGVPEEERVTKQGDGVAIKILDGSSISHRGFVDEFAAAGDKHGVKYQFSVLPRGGTDAGAMQRNRGGIKTVTLAIPTRYIHTVTETIHKDDLQSAIDLIAAWLKG
- a CDS encoding DUF1801 domain-containing protein, with translation MPGKPKLLSGGNPQIAKADGDEPVRAYITAMPGWKQDIGRGVDQLVVELVPEVRKAVRWNSPFYGVADNGWFLSMHCFTKYVKLSWLNGGSLDPLPPVASKHAEVRYLHLGEDDPVDTPQMRAWIKQAAALPGEDLF
- a CDS encoding cytochrome P450, encoding MSQTPHHPRDPFEAARKSTGTMCVHAQGVDVPLILRYPDLRAALKDWETYSSDDLRNIVLHGEQGVRDGRQYPIETDPPEHKAYRKIVDPFFRRPLDNDYRVGMQQLLDDAIQVALGNEIDAIHDFALPVQSKSLAMMLNVDMAEADEWVGWGTHVFYDGDGKSKGDALTDYNRAQFAKTAGSGGDDFYSVLNRAEYDGRPLTDEEKLGFANLAFAGGRDTVIGTITGILAHLGDEPDVLEFLRADEKRLSPATEEYLRFISPVTVLARKCPHGATVGDQAVPPGGRAGVCYASANYDETVFPDPHQLKLDRSPNPHIAFGFGKHFCLGAHQARLIIRCLLLSLCDKVSRVEIIDAVTKSEKEVEYTREIGFEKLSVRLHAK
- a CDS encoding N-acetylmuramoyl-L-alanine amidase, which gives rise to MLLVSTLVGCQSSPRVGSQVPRDGDEIMVAGQLFNTGTRVVLWTDPDGYDAYRTERRFADWNDSSWEATTRSGDGPSGPQRYNTRSAKSTSLRPLSKAELEQVRGGGWTLPMLRDRVDQFVLHYDVCGLSARCFDVLHDHRGLSVHFMLDIDGTIYQTMDVKERAWHATKANDRSVGIEIANMGAYPPPADPDAEPLLPEWYDVDGRGPFITIPSRLEQRYGPNGGVLDTNTWPLRPATSTPVVGNIQGGDLRQWDLTEPQYDALIKLTAALNAALPKIELDYPRDADGNVLSTTMPDEDWETFQGVIGHWHIQDNKIDPGPAFDWDRVVEGARDLR